A single Oncorhynchus kisutch isolate 150728-3 linkage group LG19, Okis_V2, whole genome shotgun sequence DNA region contains:
- the rad9a gene encoding cell cycle checkpoint control protein RAD9A isoform X1, translating to MDCVVTGGNVKVLAKAIHSLSRIGDELYLEPQEDGLALRSVNSSRSAYACFLFSPLFFSRYTIPLGHAFRCKMAIKCVQAVFRSLSSLEKTVEKCHIELGGEKSRLTFTLHCKHGLLKTHNLSFQDSESLQAVFDKESCANMLRAQPRLLVDTVLHFPPSLDEVSVSVSGERVCFRNHVDDEAEQSKAMLTELCLSSDEFDHFAVGAQTSITFCLKELRGLLVFAESTGLPVSMYFDEPGSPVVLSVTDSVLEVNFVLATLSDDSNLCNHNNNTKRARSPPPPDDFMTDDIDSYLIAMETSELAGPSDALAPRSPSPNHTLTTPPSVAMRRLETGEEEEEEDTEDTERPPNKKFRSLFFGSVCPSDSQLTNQTIKSQEVLASDSEDDTQASLP from the exons atggactgtgttgtgacagGGGGCAACGTGAAAG tGCTGGCCAAGGCCATCCACTCTCTGTCCAGGATAGGTGATGAGTTGTACCTGGAGCCACAGGAGGATGGG CTGGCTCTGCGTTCAGTGAACTCATCCCGCTCAGCCTACGCGTGCTTCCTTTTCTCCCCACTCTTcttcagcag GTACACCATTCCCTTAGGACATGCTTTTCGCTGCAAGATGGCTATCAAG tgtGTGCAGGCCGTGTTCAGGTCCCTGTCGTCTCTGGAGAAGACAGTAGAGAAGTGTCACATTGAACTGGGTGGAGAGAAGAGTCGTCTCACCTTCACCCTGCACTGCAAACATG GTCTGCTGAAGACACACAACCTGTCATTCCAGGACAGTGAGAGTCTGCAGGCCGTGTTTGATAAAGAGAGCTGTGCCAACATGCTTCGAGCCCAGCCCAG GTTGCTGGTTGACACGGTGCTgcacttccctccctctctggatgaggtgagtgtgtcagtgagtgGCGAACGAGTGTGCTTCAGGAACCATGTAGACGACGAGGCAG agcAATCCAAAGCCATGCTGACTGAACTGTGTTTGAGTTCTGATGAGTTTGACCACTTTGCTGTCGGAGCTCAGACCAGCATCACATTCTGTCTAAAGGAGCTGAGG GGCTTGCTGGTGTTTGCAGAATCCACAGGTCTCCCAGTCTCAATGTATTTTGATGAGCCAGGCAG TCCTGTGGTGTTAAGTGTAACAGACAGTGTTCTGGAGGTGAACTTCGTGCTTGCCACTCTGTCTGATGACTCCAACCTCTGTAACCATAACAACAACACAAAACG AGCTCGCTCGCCGCCACCTCCTGACGACTTTATGACTGACGACATTGACTCTTATCTCATCGCCATGGAGACCAGTGAATTAGCGGGTCCCTCCGATGCCCTTGCGCCCCGGTCCCCCTCGCCCAATCACACACTTACAACTCCGCCATCTGTAGCCATGCGCAGGCtagagacaggagaggaagaggaggaggaagataccGAGGACACTGAAAGACCTCCAAATAAAAAG TTCCGCTCGCTCTTTTTCGGGTCAGTCTGTCCCTCTGATTCTCAACTGACCAATCAGACGATCAAGAGCCAGGAAGTGCTGGCCAGTGACAGCGAGGACGACACCCAAGCATCATTGCCGTGA
- the rad9a gene encoding cell cycle checkpoint control protein RAD9A isoform X3, with protein sequence MSCTWSHRRMGYTIPLGHAFRCKMAIKCVQAVFRSLSSLEKTVEKCHIELGGEKSRLTFTLHCKHGLLKTHNLSFQDSESLQAVFDKESCANMLRAQPRLLVDTVLHFPPSLDEVSVSVSGERVCFRNHVDDEAEQSKAMLTELCLSSDEFDHFAVGAQTSITFCLKELRGLLVFAESTGLPVSMYFDEPGSPVVLSVTDSVLEVNFVLATLSDDSNLCNHNNNTKRARSPPPPDDFMTDDIDSYLIAMETSELAGPSDALAPRSPSPNHTLTTPPSVAMRRLETGEEEEEEDTEDTERPPNKKFRSLFFGSVCPSDSQLTNQTIKSQEVLASDSEDDTQASLP encoded by the exons ATGAGTTGTACCTGGAGCCACAGGAGGATGGG GTACACCATTCCCTTAGGACATGCTTTTCGCTGCAAGATGGCTATCAAG tgtGTGCAGGCCGTGTTCAGGTCCCTGTCGTCTCTGGAGAAGACAGTAGAGAAGTGTCACATTGAACTGGGTGGAGAGAAGAGTCGTCTCACCTTCACCCTGCACTGCAAACATG GTCTGCTGAAGACACACAACCTGTCATTCCAGGACAGTGAGAGTCTGCAGGCCGTGTTTGATAAAGAGAGCTGTGCCAACATGCTTCGAGCCCAGCCCAG GTTGCTGGTTGACACGGTGCTgcacttccctccctctctggatgaggtgagtgtgtcagtgagtgGCGAACGAGTGTGCTTCAGGAACCATGTAGACGACGAGGCAG agcAATCCAAAGCCATGCTGACTGAACTGTGTTTGAGTTCTGATGAGTTTGACCACTTTGCTGTCGGAGCTCAGACCAGCATCACATTCTGTCTAAAGGAGCTGAGG GGCTTGCTGGTGTTTGCAGAATCCACAGGTCTCCCAGTCTCAATGTATTTTGATGAGCCAGGCAG TCCTGTGGTGTTAAGTGTAACAGACAGTGTTCTGGAGGTGAACTTCGTGCTTGCCACTCTGTCTGATGACTCCAACCTCTGTAACCATAACAACAACACAAAACG AGCTCGCTCGCCGCCACCTCCTGACGACTTTATGACTGACGACATTGACTCTTATCTCATCGCCATGGAGACCAGTGAATTAGCGGGTCCCTCCGATGCCCTTGCGCCCCGGTCCCCCTCGCCCAATCACACACTTACAACTCCGCCATCTGTAGCCATGCGCAGGCtagagacaggagaggaagaggaggaggaagataccGAGGACACTGAAAGACCTCCAAATAAAAAG TTCCGCTCGCTCTTTTTCGGGTCAGTCTGTCCCTCTGATTCTCAACTGACCAATCAGACGATCAAGAGCCAGGAAGTGCTGGCCAGTGACAGCGAGGACGACACCCAAGCATCATTGCCGTGA
- the rad9a gene encoding cell cycle checkpoint control protein RAD9A isoform X2: MLAKAIHSLSRIGDELYLEPQEDGLALRSVNSSRSAYACFLFSPLFFSRYTIPLGHAFRCKMAIKCVQAVFRSLSSLEKTVEKCHIELGGEKSRLTFTLHCKHGLLKTHNLSFQDSESLQAVFDKESCANMLRAQPRLLVDTVLHFPPSLDEVSVSVSGERVCFRNHVDDEAEQSKAMLTELCLSSDEFDHFAVGAQTSITFCLKELRGLLVFAESTGLPVSMYFDEPGSPVVLSVTDSVLEVNFVLATLSDDSNLCNHNNNTKRARSPPPPDDFMTDDIDSYLIAMETSELAGPSDALAPRSPSPNHTLTTPPSVAMRRLETGEEEEEEDTEDTERPPNKKFRSLFFGSVCPSDSQLTNQTIKSQEVLASDSEDDTQASLP; the protein is encoded by the exons A tGCTGGCCAAGGCCATCCACTCTCTGTCCAGGATAGGTGATGAGTTGTACCTGGAGCCACAGGAGGATGGG CTGGCTCTGCGTTCAGTGAACTCATCCCGCTCAGCCTACGCGTGCTTCCTTTTCTCCCCACTCTTcttcagcag GTACACCATTCCCTTAGGACATGCTTTTCGCTGCAAGATGGCTATCAAG tgtGTGCAGGCCGTGTTCAGGTCCCTGTCGTCTCTGGAGAAGACAGTAGAGAAGTGTCACATTGAACTGGGTGGAGAGAAGAGTCGTCTCACCTTCACCCTGCACTGCAAACATG GTCTGCTGAAGACACACAACCTGTCATTCCAGGACAGTGAGAGTCTGCAGGCCGTGTTTGATAAAGAGAGCTGTGCCAACATGCTTCGAGCCCAGCCCAG GTTGCTGGTTGACACGGTGCTgcacttccctccctctctggatgaggtgagtgtgtcagtgagtgGCGAACGAGTGTGCTTCAGGAACCATGTAGACGACGAGGCAG agcAATCCAAAGCCATGCTGACTGAACTGTGTTTGAGTTCTGATGAGTTTGACCACTTTGCTGTCGGAGCTCAGACCAGCATCACATTCTGTCTAAAGGAGCTGAGG GGCTTGCTGGTGTTTGCAGAATCCACAGGTCTCCCAGTCTCAATGTATTTTGATGAGCCAGGCAG TCCTGTGGTGTTAAGTGTAACAGACAGTGTTCTGGAGGTGAACTTCGTGCTTGCCACTCTGTCTGATGACTCCAACCTCTGTAACCATAACAACAACACAAAACG AGCTCGCTCGCCGCCACCTCCTGACGACTTTATGACTGACGACATTGACTCTTATCTCATCGCCATGGAGACCAGTGAATTAGCGGGTCCCTCCGATGCCCTTGCGCCCCGGTCCCCCTCGCCCAATCACACACTTACAACTCCGCCATCTGTAGCCATGCGCAGGCtagagacaggagaggaagaggaggaggaagataccGAGGACACTGAAAGACCTCCAAATAAAAAG TTCCGCTCGCTCTTTTTCGGGTCAGTCTGTCCCTCTGATTCTCAACTGACCAATCAGACGATCAAGAGCCAGGAAGTGCTGGCCAGTGACAGCGAGGACGACACCCAAGCATCATTGCCGTGA